The following coding sequences are from one bacterium window:
- a CDS encoding ribonuclease D, giving the protein MSPRTHQPFEAYVADFERIETQSELEALSRDLMKQKVVAFDTEADSFYHYFDKTCLVQVATKKRIALIDPLALGGPAELQPLAPVMASPDIRKIFHAAEYDLFVLKRDCGFVFANLFDTMISAQLLGYPAIGLSALIERHFGIKLPKDEQRSDWSARPLRDSQLTYAAADVTHLIQVTKLLEKELKKAGRLDWAHEEFETLTQRKWPEREFDRLGYLRIKGARALDPKSLSVLREMFLVRDKRAREIDRPPFKVLGNRALLEIAERKPKTDAALSKVKGVTDLILRRFGPEILAAVARGAEKNHGPVPKKAATNGPVRRRMDRATEKRVAALKRWRTGRAKELEMDPGVLCPNATLENIAWAEPKEGSDLEGLTGVKGWFARNFGSEIVAALGDE; this is encoded by the coding sequence GTGTCCCCCCGGACCCACCAACCATTCGAGGCGTACGTGGCGGACTTCGAGCGCATCGAGACCCAATCCGAACTCGAAGCGCTGTCTCGGGACTTGATGAAGCAGAAGGTCGTCGCTTTCGACACCGAGGCCGACAGCTTCTACCACTACTTCGACAAGACCTGCCTGGTGCAGGTCGCCACGAAGAAGCGGATCGCATTGATCGATCCGCTGGCACTCGGTGGCCCCGCGGAGCTACAGCCGCTTGCGCCGGTGATGGCTTCACCGGACATCCGCAAGATCTTCCACGCCGCCGAGTACGATCTGTTCGTACTCAAACGCGACTGCGGCTTCGTGTTCGCAAACCTCTTCGACACGATGATCAGCGCTCAGCTGCTCGGCTACCCGGCCATCGGCCTGTCCGCGTTGATCGAGCGCCACTTCGGCATCAAGCTGCCGAAGGATGAACAGCGCTCGGATTGGTCGGCTCGCCCTCTACGGGACAGCCAGTTGACCTACGCCGCCGCCGACGTGACCCATTTGATCCAGGTCACGAAGCTGTTGGAGAAGGAACTGAAGAAGGCCGGGCGGCTCGACTGGGCCCATGAGGAATTCGAGACCCTGACCCAACGCAAGTGGCCCGAGCGTGAATTCGATCGCCTCGGTTACCTGCGGATCAAGGGTGCGCGGGCGCTCGATCCGAAATCGCTCTCGGTGCTGCGCGAGATGTTCCTGGTGCGCGACAAACGCGCCCGCGAAATCGACCGGCCGCCCTTCAAGGTGCTCGGCAATCGGGCGCTGCTGGAGATCGCTGAGCGCAAGCCGAAGACCGATGCCGCGCTGAGCAAGGTGAAGGGCGTGACCGATCTCATCCTGCGCCGCTTCGGCCCGGAAATCCTCGCTGCGGTGGCGCGCGGGGCCGAGAAGAACCATGGCCCCGTACCGAAGAAGGCGGCAACCAACGGACCGGTCCGGCGCCGCATGGACCGTGCCACCGAAAAGCGTGTTGCTGCATTGAAGCGCTGGCGGACCGGCCGGGCGAAGGAGCTGGAGATGGACCCGGGAGTCCTGTGCCCGAACGCCACTCTCGAGAACATCGCCTGGGCAGAACCCAAGGAGGGCTCTGATCTGGAGGGGCTCACCGGCGTCAAAGGGTGGTTCGCGCGCAACTTCGGCAGCGAGATCGTCGCGGCCCTCGGAGACGAGTAG
- a CDS encoding M24 family metallopeptidase yields MGACRLNWQCNLQTQTPSQRLQALSCRLVFAERRQKFLEAMGDGGVAVIQGARRIQRSNDTDYPFRQNSDFWYLTGFDHPHAIAVFRTDGGPAFSLFVEPRDREMETWNGFRPGTEGALADYAADEAHSNHCFHDKLAELVGGARRIFHVPGVDTTLDEKLFQILHEMRLRSRRGINPPDDIVDPRSALHEMRLHKGADEIEIMRRAADISREAHQEAARLAHGGRNEYELEAVLDFTFRRRGSSGPAYSSIVGGGANATILHYVENDQSLVDGQLLLIDAGCELENYASDVTRTFPIGGTFGGPHRDVYEIVLEAQLIGLEASKPGACLDEIHKATVRRLTAGMIELGLLDGDVDARIEDESFRRYYMHGTSHWLGLDVHDVGNYTVDGHSRTLVPGMAFTVEPGIYIPPDDDQAPEPLRGIGVRIEDNVVITADGHENLTAAIPKSPEEMEAWVRDGTPS; encoded by the coding sequence ATGGGGGCCTGCCGCCTGAATTGGCAGTGCAACCTGCAGACGCAGACCCCCTCACAGCGGCTTCAGGCGTTATCCTGCCGCCTCGTGTTTGCTGAGCGACGTCAGAAGTTTCTGGAAGCCATGGGCGACGGCGGCGTCGCGGTCATCCAGGGTGCGAGACGGATCCAGCGATCCAACGACACCGACTACCCGTTCCGCCAGAACAGCGATTTCTGGTACCTCACGGGCTTCGATCACCCCCATGCGATCGCGGTCTTCCGCACCGATGGCGGCCCGGCTTTCTCTCTCTTCGTCGAGCCTCGGGATCGGGAAATGGAAACCTGGAACGGCTTTCGACCTGGTACCGAAGGCGCGCTGGCTGACTACGCCGCAGACGAAGCCCACTCCAACCATTGCTTCCACGACAAACTCGCCGAGTTGGTCGGCGGCGCACGCCGGATCTTCCATGTCCCCGGCGTGGACACGACCCTCGACGAGAAGCTCTTCCAGATCCTGCACGAAATGCGATTGCGTTCACGCCGCGGCATCAACCCGCCCGACGACATCGTAGACCCGCGAAGCGCGCTTCACGAGATGCGGCTCCACAAGGGTGCGGACGAGATCGAGATCATGCGGCGGGCCGCGGACATCAGCCGCGAAGCCCACCAGGAAGCGGCACGCCTGGCTCATGGGGGACGCAACGAATACGAGCTGGAGGCGGTACTCGATTTCACCTTCCGACGTCGCGGCAGCTCGGGCCCGGCCTACAGCAGCATCGTTGGTGGCGGCGCCAATGCGACCATCCTTCACTACGTGGAGAACGACCAGTCGCTCGTCGATGGCCAGCTGCTTCTGATCGACGCAGGCTGCGAGCTCGAGAACTACGCCTCCGATGTGACGCGTACTTTCCCGATCGGGGGAACGTTTGGCGGACCCCATCGAGACGTCTACGAGATCGTACTCGAGGCGCAGCTCATCGGTCTCGAGGCGTCGAAGCCTGGGGCTTGCCTCGACGAGATCCACAAGGCGACCGTGCGAAGGCTTACCGCCGGGATGATCGAGCTCGGCCTGCTCGACGGCGACGTGGACGCACGCATCGAGGATGAGAGCTTCCGCCGCTACTACATGCACGGCACCAGTCATTGGCTGGGCCTCGACGTGCATGACGTGGGCAACTACACCGTGGATGGCCATTCGCGAACGCTCGTCCCGGGCATGGCGTTCACCGTGGAACCGGGCATCTACATTCCCCCTGACGACGACCAGGCGCCGGAGCCGCTGCGCGGCATCGGCGTACGCATCGAAGACAACGTGGTCATCACCGCCGATGGCCACGAGAATCTCACTGCCGCGATTCCCAAGAGCCCCGAAGAGATGGAGGCCTGGGTCCGCGACGGCACCCCCAGCTGA